A genomic segment from Polyangium mundeleinium encodes:
- a CDS encoding ABC transporter substrate-binding protein codes for MTLRIVYVPIACSMPLLYAAARGFFEQKGLSVELRRAPSWDAVRRLLTHDKVDAAHVLAPLALATGLGIDGRAAPIRVRALQNQNGSTLVVAKTHGRIAAPRELAGKVLGVPHRFSMQYYLLCDWLARGGVNPLQDVTIREVPPPRMPRWLALGRIDGAMFPEPFAQHVVDRGGGVDCMQSREVWQGHPCCTLSFGPRLWRERPERAGALLEAVVEAQAELERMDPEGRRAAAGLVVARGYLPVEVCGALEKGLAGDPMSPGDPLGPERLGFAPTPFVEYGVWILAQMQRWGQLAGDVEHLAAAREIFEAEPARELAARLGMNDAAPRLDDVRGFSFDDPLGAVRAAPFCAHRAERPPSPPCSLPAPAVDRIQRILDRLADMAWGAPDLGGSTFEDDELGELERALDESIRARAFAEEALVEHMELEEAHTRQEARIEAQHALIRELGAPLAPVLPGVLLLPLVGRIDRARAADIEERALRAAWERSARRVIVDVTGARLIDDEALALVLRLSRALRLVGAECLLVGVSPEAARALATSHDPAALPRCVRDLSAALGAPKDAIPR; via the coding sequence ATGACCCTTCGTATCGTCTACGTGCCCATCGCTTGCAGCATGCCGCTTCTTTATGCGGCAGCGCGCGGCTTTTTCGAGCAGAAGGGGCTCTCCGTCGAGCTCCGCCGGGCCCCGAGCTGGGACGCCGTGCGGCGGCTGCTCACCCACGACAAGGTCGACGCGGCGCACGTGCTCGCGCCCCTCGCCCTCGCCACCGGCCTCGGGATCGACGGCCGCGCCGCCCCCATCCGCGTGCGCGCCCTGCAGAACCAGAACGGCAGCACGCTCGTCGTGGCCAAGACCCACGGCCGGATCGCCGCGCCGCGCGAGCTCGCCGGAAAGGTCCTCGGCGTGCCGCATCGCTTCTCGATGCAGTATTACCTGCTCTGCGACTGGCTCGCGCGTGGAGGCGTGAATCCGCTCCAGGACGTGACGATCCGCGAGGTGCCGCCCCCGCGCATGCCGCGCTGGCTCGCGCTCGGGCGCATCGACGGCGCGATGTTCCCCGAGCCGTTCGCGCAGCACGTCGTGGATCGAGGCGGCGGCGTGGACTGCATGCAGAGCCGCGAGGTTTGGCAGGGCCATCCCTGCTGTACGCTCTCGTTCGGGCCGAGGCTCTGGCGCGAGAGGCCCGAGCGCGCCGGCGCGCTGCTCGAAGCCGTCGTCGAGGCCCAGGCCGAGCTCGAACGGATGGATCCCGAAGGCCGCCGCGCCGCCGCGGGCCTCGTCGTCGCCCGAGGTTATTTGCCCGTGGAGGTGTGCGGCGCCCTGGAAAAAGGCCTCGCCGGCGATCCCATGAGCCCGGGCGACCCCCTCGGCCCCGAGCGCCTCGGCTTCGCGCCCACGCCGTTCGTCGAATACGGCGTGTGGATCCTCGCGCAAATGCAGCGCTGGGGGCAGCTCGCGGGGGACGTGGAGCACCTCGCCGCCGCGCGCGAGATCTTCGAAGCCGAGCCGGCGCGCGAGCTCGCAGCGCGCCTCGGCATGAACGACGCCGCCCCGCGCCTCGACGACGTGCGCGGGTTCTCCTTCGACGATCCGCTCGGCGCGGTGCGCGCCGCGCCGTTCTGCGCCCATCGCGCCGAGCGCCCTCCGTCGCCGCCGTGCAGCCTCCCCGCGCCTGCCGTCGATCGCATCCAGCGGATCCTCGACCGGCTCGCCGACATGGCGTGGGGCGCGCCCGATCTCGGGGGTTCGACCTTCGAGGACGACGAACTCGGCGAGCTCGAGCGCGCGCTCGACGAGTCCATCCGGGCCCGCGCGTTCGCCGAGGAGGCGCTCGTCGAGCACATGGAGCTCGAGGAGGCGCACACGCGGCAAGAGGCGCGGATCGAGGCGCAACACGCGCTCATCCGCGAGCTCGGCGCGCCCCTCGCGCCCGTGCTCCCGGGCGTCTTGCTCCTGCCGCTCGTGGGGCGCATCGATCGAGCGCGCGCGGCGGACATCGAGGAGCGCGCGCTCCGCGCAGCCTGGGAACGATCGGCGCGCCGCGTGATCGTGGACGTGACCGGCGCGCGCCTGATCGACGACGAAGCCCTCGCGCTCGTCCTGCGCCTCTCGCGCGCGCTCCGCCTGGTCGGGGCCGAGTGCTTGCTCGTCGGGGTTTCGCCGGAGGCCGCGCGGGCGCTCGCGACGAGCCACGATCCGGCCGCCTTGCCGCGCTGCGTGCGGGATCTCTCGGCGGCCCTCGGGGCGCCGAAGGACGCAATTCCCCGGTGA
- a CDS encoding MopE-related protein → MSTPMSTFPSAPRSSRFRGHARTLSFVSALAFAGLSFAACSRTGIGTPPEESISGPGGAGGQGGVGGGSSTSSTGGGGQGGVGGALPCVVAQDCTDADPCTTDTCVDGVCQNGPRDDDADGFPPLACGGADCNDLNPKVFPGSPEICTDAADNDCNGVADCSDPACQLAPTCGCVPKPGGEACANGEDDDCDTIVDCFDSDCVGTPACGCKPSEALDCDNGFDDDCDGSIDCNDPDCFGSTACSCQAKAEVCSNGTDEDCDLLVDCADPDCFGIFPCACQPPGTPEVCTGGLDEDCDKLIDCADPSCLVAPACQNCTAEVCNDGKDNNCDNKIDCADPACFFAPNCAPKPEVCNNGLDDDNDTLVDCQDPDCANNPICILQQANCLSPKLIPGTGQYTGDTTGNVSETKGFCGGDAGEAVFYFVLNQPSRVHLDSIGTSFDSTLYVRTGKCNSGKEIGCDDDSAGVSWSARLDFTLLYPGTYYVFLDGYTVDPEQGANEGPFVLNVEIEPNPKEKCDDGKDNDGDVYVDCADPDCASFGACATCLNGGPGKPEFGTSACKNGLDDDCDGAADCADEDCSASDYYVTECCDGLDENGNQIPDDFNCRCASNADCSGGQICYTHTAFACGIPCTQYFGDVCPFVAAGSYCNPATNQCEF, encoded by the coding sequence GTGAGCACCCCGATGTCGACCTTCCCCTCCGCTCCCCGCTCGTCTCGGTTCCGTGGCCACGCGCGGACGCTGTCGTTCGTCTCGGCCCTCGCGTTCGCGGGCCTCTCCTTCGCGGCGTGCAGCCGCACCGGCATCGGCACGCCCCCGGAGGAGTCGATCTCGGGGCCGGGCGGCGCGGGCGGTCAAGGCGGCGTGGGCGGCGGGAGCTCCACGTCGAGCACCGGCGGCGGCGGGCAGGGCGGCGTGGGCGGCGCGCTCCCGTGTGTCGTGGCCCAGGACTGCACCGACGCGGATCCCTGCACGACGGACACCTGCGTGGACGGCGTTTGTCAGAACGGCCCGCGCGACGACGACGCGGATGGGTTTCCTCCGCTCGCGTGTGGCGGCGCGGACTGCAACGATCTGAACCCGAAGGTCTTTCCGGGCAGCCCCGAGATCTGCACCGACGCGGCGGACAACGACTGCAACGGCGTGGCCGACTGCTCGGATCCCGCCTGCCAGCTCGCGCCCACCTGCGGCTGCGTGCCGAAGCCGGGCGGCGAAGCTTGCGCGAACGGCGAGGACGACGACTGCGACACCATCGTCGACTGCTTCGACAGCGATTGCGTAGGCACGCCGGCGTGCGGCTGCAAGCCGAGCGAGGCGCTCGATTGCGACAATGGGTTCGACGACGATTGCGACGGCAGCATCGACTGCAACGACCCCGACTGCTTCGGCTCCACGGCCTGCTCCTGCCAGGCGAAGGCCGAGGTCTGCAGCAACGGGACCGACGAGGACTGCGATCTCCTGGTCGACTGCGCCGATCCCGATTGTTTCGGCATCTTCCCGTGCGCCTGCCAGCCGCCGGGCACGCCGGAGGTCTGCACGGGCGGGCTCGACGAGGATTGCGACAAGCTCATCGATTGCGCCGATCCGAGCTGCCTCGTCGCGCCGGCCTGCCAGAACTGCACGGCCGAGGTCTGCAACGACGGCAAGGACAACAACTGCGACAACAAGATCGACTGCGCCGACCCGGCGTGTTTCTTCGCGCCGAACTGCGCGCCCAAGCCCGAGGTTTGCAACAACGGGCTCGACGACGACAACGACACGCTCGTCGATTGCCAGGATCCCGACTGCGCGAACAACCCGATCTGCATCCTCCAGCAGGCGAACTGCCTGTCGCCGAAGCTCATCCCCGGCACGGGCCAGTACACGGGCGACACCACGGGCAACGTGAGCGAGACGAAGGGCTTTTGCGGCGGTGACGCCGGCGAGGCGGTCTTTTATTTCGTGCTGAACCAGCCCTCGCGCGTCCACCTCGACTCCATCGGGACGAGCTTCGACTCGACGCTCTACGTGCGCACGGGCAAGTGCAACTCCGGCAAGGAGATCGGCTGCGACGACGACAGCGCGGGCGTCAGCTGGTCGGCGCGGCTCGACTTCACGCTGCTCTATCCGGGCACGTATTACGTGTTCCTCGACGGGTACACCGTCGATCCGGAGCAAGGCGCGAACGAGGGGCCCTTCGTGCTCAACGTCGAGATCGAGCCGAACCCGAAGGAGAAGTGCGACGACGGCAAGGACAACGACGGCGACGTCTATGTCGACTGCGCCGATCCGGATTGCGCGAGCTTCGGCGCCTGCGCGACCTGCCTCAATGGCGGCCCGGGCAAGCCCGAGTTCGGCACGTCGGCCTGCAAGAACGGCCTCGACGACGACTGCGACGGCGCCGCCGACTGCGCCGACGAGGACTGCAGCGCGAGCGATTATTACGTCACCGAGTGCTGCGACGGCCTCGACGAGAACGGGAACCAGATCCCCGACGACTTCAACTGCCGCTGCGCCTCCAACGCCGACTGCTCGGGCGGGCAGATCTGCTACACCCACACCGCGTTCGCCTGCGGCATCCCCTGCACGCAGTACTTCGGCGACGTCTGCCCGTTCGTCGCGGCAGGTTCGTATTGTAATCCCGCGACGAACCAATGCGAGTTCTGA
- a CDS encoding ATP-binding cassette domain-containing protein: MSQQAPISPRTSLAPARVLLRGGGPSLVVVAAAACAQRVALPLAALWLGDRGPRDALVLLAAAAALSFVRARAADALAREVRLRVVDLFVAPLERGAVVAMPPAAVMSARLSTALPVLVSWAVEGVAILFAGAIAVPAVTALLVSALGASALAPLVAAGLTGGLVTMLGASHVEAAWDVVFERSRVLLARATAGFAGAAELVAHGRARAFAAELRAEVSAWSSSELRARATSAIAGWGALLATIAAALGAAELFGVKAFDAGEGRDVHRSLLLVLAAIPTLQMTIAGLGNFVHARGELASLGDMLAKGAAEGLAAPRDASARTLDPRAEIRLDGVGYAYPPRQGADGASKTHALRNVSLVLPAGESLAVLGSNGAGKTTLLYLLLGLVRPDEGRVLVDGAEPPGPGNARFGDRVAFVSQEPFEPPDATIAASLRAFDADAPDERLASALDEVGLWTSLRTRAGSDAAALAIRLGSLSRGQARRVMLARALVREADLVVLDEPEAHLDATSVAELAGLLRRLAERRRVIAAIHDPAVLGFANHVLRLSP, encoded by the coding sequence GTGTCCCAGCAGGCCCCGATCTCCCCGCGAACCTCCCTCGCCCCCGCGCGCGTGCTGCTGCGCGGGGGCGGGCCGAGCCTCGTGGTCGTGGCGGCCGCCGCGTGCGCGCAACGCGTGGCCCTGCCGCTCGCGGCCCTTTGGCTCGGCGACCGAGGCCCCCGCGACGCGCTCGTCCTGCTCGCGGCCGCGGCCGCCTTGAGCTTCGTCCGCGCGCGGGCTGCCGACGCCCTCGCGCGGGAGGTGCGCCTCCGCGTCGTCGACCTCTTCGTCGCGCCCCTCGAACGCGGCGCGGTCGTGGCGATGCCGCCGGCCGCGGTCATGTCCGCGCGGCTCTCCACGGCGCTGCCCGTGCTCGTGAGCTGGGCCGTGGAGGGCGTGGCCATCCTGTTCGCCGGCGCGATCGCCGTGCCCGCCGTGACCGCGCTGCTCGTCTCGGCGCTCGGGGCGTCGGCGCTCGCGCCGCTCGTCGCCGCGGGCCTGACGGGCGGGCTCGTCACGATGCTCGGTGCGTCGCACGTCGAGGCTGCGTGGGACGTGGTGTTCGAGCGGTCGCGCGTGCTGCTCGCGCGGGCGACCGCGGGGTTTGCCGGCGCGGCCGAGCTCGTCGCACACGGACGCGCGCGGGCCTTCGCCGCGGAGCTCCGGGCCGAGGTGTCGGCGTGGTCCTCCTCGGAGCTCCGTGCTCGCGCCACGAGCGCGATCGCGGGCTGGGGCGCGCTGCTCGCGACGATCGCGGCGGCGCTCGGCGCGGCGGAGCTCTTCGGCGTGAAGGCGTTCGACGCCGGCGAGGGGCGCGACGTGCACCGATCACTCCTCCTCGTGCTCGCCGCGATCCCGACGTTGCAGATGACGATCGCGGGCCTCGGGAACTTCGTCCACGCGCGGGGCGAGCTCGCGTCGCTCGGGGACATGCTCGCGAAGGGCGCGGCGGAGGGCCTTGCTGCGCCGAGGGATGCGTCCGCTCGTACGCTCGATCCCCGCGCGGAGATCCGGCTCGACGGCGTCGGATACGCGTATCCGCCGCGGCAAGGTGCAGATGGCGCGTCGAAGACCCACGCGCTCCGGAACGTCTCGCTCGTGCTCCCGGCCGGCGAGAGCCTCGCCGTGCTCGGCTCGAATGGCGCGGGGAAAACCACGCTGCTCTACCTCCTGCTCGGGCTCGTTCGTCCGGACGAAGGGCGTGTCCTCGTCGACGGCGCGGAGCCTCCGGGGCCGGGAAACGCGCGGTTCGGCGATCGGGTCGCGTTCGTCTCGCAAGAACCGTTCGAACCCCCCGACGCGACGATCGCCGCGTCCCTTCGCGCGTTCGACGCGGATGCGCCCGACGAACGCCTCGCCTCTGCGCTCGACGAGGTGGGCCTATGGACCTCGCTCCGGACGCGCGCAGGCTCCGATGCGGCGGCGCTGGCGATACGCCTCGGCTCGCTCTCGCGCGGGCAGGCGCGGCGCGTGATGCTCGCGCGGGCGCTCGTGCGCGAGGCGGACCTCGTGGTGCTCGACGAGCCCGAGGCCCACCTCGATGCGACGAGCGTCGCCGAGCTCGCCGGGCTGCTTCGCCGTCTCGCCGAACGCCGCCGTGTCATCGCCGCGATCCACGATCCCGCCGTGCTCGGCTTTGCCAACCACGTGCTCCGGCTCTCCCCATGA
- a CDS encoding nucleotidyltransferase family protein, producing the protein MTPPSTPRLDLLRDPRAVMPAPTPQAHAEAMLRAHVLGQISRALVARGERAMLVKGAALALTVYPSPAARPMCDVDLLVPPRRERAVIEVLAAAGLELHEHRFRPKSREMLGETQLVARAGEMRLLVEVHGTLDKIVPRPIDVEAVEARASVAPGLPGLLVPSVEDHALLVALHAAGHEFRHEAAWLDLELLLRGGIDGQVLVERARAFRLGTVMFVMLSTLRALGAASVDAELLRAFEPGRLRRAALVPFYDVGAFPIARRKAELGVPWVLGQTPLRDDLGAWARGLARYAAARVSDRLVVR; encoded by the coding sequence ATGACGCCGCCTTCGACGCCGCGCCTCGACCTGCTGCGTGATCCACGCGCCGTGATGCCCGCGCCGACGCCGCAGGCCCACGCCGAGGCGATGCTGCGGGCGCACGTGCTCGGGCAGATCTCGCGTGCGCTCGTCGCGCGAGGGGAGCGCGCCATGCTCGTGAAAGGCGCGGCGCTCGCGCTCACGGTGTACCCCTCGCCTGCCGCGCGGCCGATGTGCGACGTGGACCTGCTCGTGCCGCCGCGGCGGGAGCGGGCGGTGATCGAGGTGCTCGCGGCGGCGGGGCTCGAGCTGCACGAACATCGCTTTCGTCCCAAGAGCCGCGAGATGCTGGGGGAGACGCAGCTCGTCGCGCGCGCCGGGGAGATGCGTTTGCTCGTGGAGGTGCACGGGACGCTGGACAAGATCGTCCCGCGGCCGATCGACGTGGAGGCCGTGGAAGCGCGCGCGAGCGTGGCCCCGGGGCTGCCGGGATTGCTCGTGCCGTCCGTGGAGGATCATGCGCTGCTCGTGGCGCTGCATGCCGCGGGGCACGAGTTTCGGCACGAGGCTGCGTGGCTCGATCTGGAGCTGCTCTTGCGCGGCGGAATCGACGGGCAGGTGCTCGTGGAGAGGGCACGGGCGTTCCGGCTCGGGACGGTGATGTTCGTGATGCTGTCGACGTTGCGCGCGCTCGGGGCCGCGAGCGTGGATGCGGAGCTTTTGCGGGCGTTCGAGCCGGGGAGGCTGCGGCGCGCGGCGCTCGTGCCGTTCTACGATGTGGGCGCGTTTCCGATCGCGCGCAGGAAGGCTGAGCTCGGCGTGCCGTGGGTGCTCGGACAAACGCCGCTGCGGGATGATCTCGGCGCGTGGGCGCGAGGGCTCGCGCGGTATGCGGCGGCGCGGGTTTCGGATCGGCTCGTGGTGCGGTGA
- a CDS encoding STAS domain-containing protein produces the protein MIERATLGGLEFEYDTEQKTIRMGGNPAIFIWTESTLAGLLSGQHRMVGTERIRLSLHGGGRDGVEQDWVYICQYPTFEQGFAELIKVAAAAGWGRWELVSLDPKAKEARVRSWNHWEATCQNALGVSWGSSYLGGKFAGIFQRFFKVSQCWAEQVTFATKGDAYDEFVIRPSDASLEDRVERLLGSDEATKADLAVALERVRKEVEERAATEKELRDKLDLIARQEEAIRALSTPIIEVWDGVITLPLMGVVDSQRAAETMTRLLDAIVQKNARHAIIDLTGVDVIDTSTADHILRLVRAAELLGAHCVITGIRPAVAQTMVSIGIDLSKLVTLASLRDGLLRCMGPTRKGG, from the coding sequence ATGATCGAGCGCGCGACCCTGGGCGGCTTGGAATTCGAATACGATACCGAGCAGAAGACGATACGCATGGGGGGCAACCCCGCCATTTTCATCTGGACCGAGAGCACCCTGGCAGGGCTGCTCTCGGGGCAGCACCGCATGGTGGGCACCGAGCGGATCCGGCTCTCGCTCCACGGCGGCGGGCGCGACGGCGTCGAGCAAGATTGGGTGTACATCTGCCAGTATCCCACGTTCGAACAGGGCTTCGCCGAGCTCATCAAGGTGGCCGCGGCCGCAGGCTGGGGCCGCTGGGAGCTCGTCTCGCTCGATCCCAAGGCCAAGGAGGCGCGCGTGCGTTCCTGGAACCACTGGGAGGCCACCTGCCAGAATGCGCTCGGGGTGAGCTGGGGTTCGAGTTACCTCGGCGGCAAGTTCGCGGGAATCTTCCAGCGGTTCTTCAAGGTCTCCCAATGCTGGGCCGAGCAGGTCACGTTCGCGACGAAGGGGGATGCATACGACGAATTCGTCATCCGGCCCTCGGACGCGAGCCTGGAGGACCGTGTCGAGCGCCTGCTCGGCAGCGACGAGGCGACGAAGGCCGACCTGGCCGTGGCCCTCGAACGGGTGCGCAAGGAGGTCGAGGAGCGCGCCGCGACCGAAAAAGAGCTGCGGGACAAGCTCGACCTCATCGCGCGCCAGGAGGAGGCCATTCGCGCCCTGTCCACGCCGATCATCGAGGTATGGGACGGCGTGATCACCCTGCCGTTGATGGGCGTCGTCGATAGCCAGCGCGCGGCCGAGACCATGACGCGCTTGCTCGACGCGATCGTGCAGAAGAACGCGCGTCACGCAATCATCGATTTGACGGGCGTGGACGTGATCGACACGTCCACCGCCGATCACATCCTGCGGCTCGTCCGCGCCGCCGAGCTGCTCGGGGCGCACTGCGTGATCACGGGCATCCGCCCCGCCGTCGCCCAGACGATGGTGTCGATTGGCATCGATCTGTCGAAGCTCGTGACGCTCGCCAGCCTGCGCGACGGCCTCTTGCGTTGCATGGGCCCCACGCGCAAGGGTGGCTGA
- a CDS encoding EF-hand domain-containing protein has translation MSQMNDFLERRLARRFRAHDTNQNGYLERRDFDISAVRMAEEFGHGPESPARQKLVEISLGLWEHLRKVADLDTDGRISLAEYKAAFAAGLLETAESFDAGYVPYINAVMAVADQDGDGKLTASEQIRWMGSLMHVPEPVVREAFHRIDKDNDGFITASELVEAIRGYYFDESPDSPAHWLLGPLYP, from the coding sequence ATGTCCCAAATGAACGATTTTCTGGAGCGCCGGCTGGCTCGACGCTTTCGCGCGCACGACACCAACCAAAATGGCTACCTGGAGCGACGCGATTTCGATATCTCGGCCGTGCGTATGGCCGAAGAGTTCGGGCACGGGCCCGAATCTCCTGCCCGGCAAAAGCTCGTCGAGATCAGCTTGGGCTTGTGGGAGCACCTGCGGAAGGTCGCGGACCTCGACACGGACGGGCGCATCAGCTTGGCCGAGTACAAGGCTGCGTTCGCGGCGGGCCTGCTCGAGACCGCCGAATCGTTCGATGCGGGCTACGTCCCCTACATCAACGCGGTCATGGCTGTCGCCGATCAGGATGGCGACGGCAAGCTCACCGCCTCCGAGCAGATCCGCTGGATGGGCTCGTTGATGCACGTGCCCGAGCCCGTGGTGCGCGAGGCGTTCCACCGCATCGACAAGGACAACGACGGCTTCATCACCGCCAGCGAGCTGGTCGAGGCCATTCGCGGTTATTATTTCGACGAATCGCCCGACTCTCCCGCCCACTGGTTGCTCGGCCCGCTCTATCCGTGA
- a CDS encoding STAS/SEC14 domain-containing protein, with amino-acid sequence MSGEGMRVPPSKRWEPFGTHLHRFESPDLYIVRIRGNVLDDDMRTQIAALRALAERTGGGIFWIADVTEMGSLTPQARRAAAANEFADVRNVLRGSAVVGASFTTRVVATLLIRAVRSLEPHKIRPVAFVETEAEARAFLEEYRRHRAGVSAAP; translated from the coding sequence GTGTCCGGGGAAGGAATGCGCGTTCCACCGAGCAAACGATGGGAGCCCTTTGGCACGCACCTGCACAGGTTCGAGTCGCCCGACCTGTACATCGTCCGCATCCGGGGGAACGTGCTGGACGACGACATGCGCACGCAGATCGCAGCGCTCCGAGCGCTCGCCGAGCGCACCGGGGGCGGCATCTTTTGGATCGCGGACGTGACGGAGATGGGCTCCCTCACGCCGCAGGCGCGGCGCGCGGCGGCGGCGAATGAATTCGCAGATGTGCGGAATGTGCTGCGCGGCTCGGCGGTCGTCGGCGCCTCGTTCACGACGCGGGTCGTGGCGACCCTGTTGATACGCGCCGTTCGCTCCCTGGAGCCGCACAAGATTCGCCCCGTGGCGTTCGTCGAGACGGAAGCCGAGGCGCGCGCGTTTCTGGAGGAATACCGCAGGCACAGGGCCGGCGTCTCCGCCGCGCCGTAG
- a CDS encoding AraC family transcriptional regulator, whose product MASRFAIFLVMNRDLVHLPSAVRARLARVGANVAHATAAARVPSSEELSTEQFFTFWEALGASSPHDVGLRLATETQVHEYDISSLAALHSPDLGTALTKLARYKRLCGLKDMVIDTKGKEVAIHTTYLHAPGPMPPRLVDASLASLLVLLQRGSGLALAPKRVELTRARSDEPMLMRFFGCPLRFRSERDTLVLEERLLATPFVTHNADLLQVLLPSLDQKLAPLEQGSFVEQVRAVVARRMSGERPSLAKVARELSLSTRTLQRRLGELGVSYQHVLDDVRHHTALRLLRTDDVDVNEIAFLLGFDEVNSFTRAFRAWEGTTPHRWRDSM is encoded by the coding sequence GTGGCCTCTCGATTCGCTATCTTCCTCGTGATGAACCGTGACCTCGTCCACCTCCCGTCCGCGGTGCGCGCTCGCCTCGCGCGTGTCGGGGCGAACGTGGCCCATGCGACGGCCGCAGCGCGCGTGCCGTCCAGCGAAGAGCTGAGCACCGAGCAGTTTTTCACCTTCTGGGAAGCGCTCGGCGCGTCGTCCCCCCACGACGTCGGCCTTCGCTTGGCGACGGAGACGCAGGTGCACGAGTACGACATCTCGTCGCTCGCGGCGCTGCACTCTCCCGACCTCGGCACCGCCTTGACCAAGCTCGCCCGCTACAAACGGCTTTGCGGGCTGAAGGACATGGTCATCGACACGAAGGGGAAGGAGGTGGCGATTCACACGACCTACCTGCACGCGCCCGGCCCTATGCCCCCGCGTCTGGTCGATGCATCGCTCGCCTCGCTCCTCGTGCTCTTGCAACGAGGCAGCGGGCTCGCGCTTGCGCCGAAGCGCGTCGAGCTCACGCGTGCGCGTAGCGACGAGCCGATGCTGATGCGCTTCTTCGGCTGCCCGCTGCGGTTCCGCTCGGAGCGCGACACGCTCGTCCTCGAAGAGCGCCTCCTCGCGACGCCGTTCGTCACGCACAACGCCGACCTTTTGCAGGTGCTCCTCCCCAGCCTCGACCAGAAGCTCGCGCCTCTCGAACAGGGCTCGTTCGTCGAGCAGGTCCGTGCGGTCGTCGCGCGCCGCATGTCGGGCGAGCGGCCGAGCCTCGCGAAGGTGGCGCGCGAGCTCTCCCTCAGCACGCGCACACTCCAGCGGCGACTGGGCGAGCTCGGGGTCAGCTATCAGCACGTGCTCGACGACGTTCGGCATCACACCGCGCTGCGCCTCCTGCGCACGGACGACGTCGACGTCAACGAGATCGCGTTCCTGCTCGGCTTCGACGAGGTCAATTCCTTCACGCGGGCGTTCCGCGCCTGGGAGGGGACCACCCCGCACCGTTGGCGTGATTCGATGTAA
- a CDS encoding SDR family NAD(P)-dependent oxidoreductase — translation MTEKPSQVWFITGSSRGLGRALALAVLAAGHRVVATARKPADLDELVNQYGDRVKAVALDVTQPEQAVRAVQQAVDAFGRIDVLVNNAGYANIDSAEDIPLDDFRAQIDTNFYGVVHVTRAVLPVMRAQRSGRILQVSSIGGRRGGTPGLSAYQAAKFAVAGFSEVVLNEVAHLGIQVTIVEPGGFGTDWGGSSMKVYASSPDYEASVGATNKRFRGNPGTSRGVPEKAAKALLALTSMEKQPRRLLLGSDAYALAKLTLHEMGASDEAHRALSTSTDADGLPDFADTDVGRELLKLHHP, via the coding sequence ATGACAGAGAAACCATCGCAGGTCTGGTTCATCACTGGAAGCTCGCGGGGCCTCGGCCGCGCCCTCGCTCTTGCCGTGCTCGCCGCCGGGCACCGTGTCGTCGCCACCGCGCGCAAGCCCGCCGATCTGGATGAGCTCGTGAACCAATACGGCGACCGCGTGAAGGCGGTCGCGCTCGACGTCACCCAGCCCGAGCAGGCGGTGCGCGCGGTCCAGCAAGCGGTCGACGCCTTCGGCCGCATCGACGTGCTCGTCAACAATGCGGGCTACGCCAACATCGATTCGGCCGAAGACATCCCGCTCGACGATTTCCGCGCGCAGATCGACACCAACTTCTATGGCGTCGTGCACGTCACGCGCGCCGTGCTGCCCGTCATGCGCGCGCAACGCAGCGGGCGCATCCTGCAGGTAAGCTCCATTGGCGGACGGCGCGGGGGCACGCCGGGCCTCTCCGCGTACCAGGCGGCGAAGTTCGCCGTCGCGGGCTTCAGCGAGGTCGTCCTCAACGAAGTCGCGCACCTCGGCATTCAGGTCACCATCGTCGAGCCGGGCGGCTTCGGCACCGACTGGGGGGGCAGCTCGATGAAGGTGTACGCGTCTTCGCCCGATTACGAAGCCTCCGTGGGCGCGACGAACAAGCGTTTCCGGGGCAACCCCGGTACTTCGCGCGGCGTGCCCGAAAAAGCCGCGAAGGCCCTGCTCGCGCTTACGTCGATGGAGAAGCAACCGCGACGCCTGCTCCTGGGGAGCGACGCGTACGCGCTCGCCAAGCTGACGCTGCACGAGATGGGTGCCAGCGACGAGGCCCACCGGGCCCTCAGCACGAGCACCGACGCCGACGGCCTCCCCGACTTCGCCGACACCGACGTGGGCCGAGAGCTGCTGAAGCTGCACCACCCTTGA